One window from the genome of Oryza glaberrima chromosome 3, OglaRS2, whole genome shotgun sequence encodes:
- the LOC127765501 gene encoding type IV inositol polyphosphate 5-phosphatase 11 isoform X1 — protein sequence MGNCASFTPKWGLSDLHCKGMVPIDEDETHEGIKTIRIQKACEFTTSSVLCVCIITWNMNGKMSVEDVTKLVSSNRKFDLLVFGLQEVPKCDVAQVLQETMAETHILLCQKTMQSLQMFLFGAKSSEKYIRELKVDKHAVGGCGGIIGRKKGAVAMYINFSGIRMVFVSCHLAAHENKVEKRNSECQHISHSLFSKNDIQYTKSADITVWLGDLNYRLQGISSIPARKLIEENRQSKLRGKDQLLQEAEKGEVFNGYCEGTLLFKPTYKYNIGSSNYDTSYKIRVPSWTDRILFKVDHTSGLDAVLSSYEALDCIRSSDHKPVRAHLCLKVHGDSA from the exons ATGGGAAACTGCGCCAGCTTTACTCCAAAATG GGGATTAAGTGATCTTCACTGTAAGGGTATGGTTCCAATTGATGAGGATGAAACTCACGAAGGCATAAAGACAATTAGGATTCAGAAAGCCTGTGAATTCACCACCAGTTCAGTTCTTTGCGTCTGCATTATCACCTGGAACATGAACGGCAAG ATGTCTGTGGAGGATGTAACAAAGTTAGTGAGCTCCAACAGGAAGTTTGATTTGCTAGTTTTCGGGTTGCAAGAGGTACCAAAATGTGATGTTGCACAGGTTCTGCAAGAAACCATGGCTGAGACACACAT TCTATTATGCCAGAAAACCATGCAGTCTCTTCAGATGTTTCTTTTTGGAGCAAAGAGTTCAGAGAAATACATCAGAG AGTTGAAGGTGGACAAACATGCAGTTGGAGGTTGTGGAGGTATAATTGGAAGAAAGAAAGGAGCTGTAGCCATGTACATCAATTTCAGTGGGATCCGTATGGTTTTTGTATCCTGCCATCTTGCAG CTCATGAAAATAAGGTGGAGAAGAGGAACTCAGAATGCCAGCACATTTCACACTCACTGTTCTCCAAGAATGATATACAGTATACTAAATCTGCAGACATAACGGTGTGGCTTGGTGACTTGAATTACAGACTACAGGGAATAAGCTCAATACCAGCAAGGAAGTTGATTGAAGAGAATCGTCAAAGT AAGCTAAGAGGCAAAGACCAGCTTCTGCAAGAAGCTGAAAAGGGTGAAGTATTCAATGGGTACTGCGAAGGGACCTTGTTGTTTAAGCCAACGTACAAGTATAACATAGGGAGTAGCAACTACGATACAAGTTATAAG ATCAGAGTTCCTTCTTGGACAGATAGGATATTATTCAAGGTTGACCACACTTCTGGCTTGGATGCGGTCTTAAGCTCATACGAAGCACTTGATTGCATTAGGAGTTCTGATCACAAGCCTGTGAGAGCCCATCTTTGTCTGAAAGTACATGGTGACAGTGCATAG
- the LOC127765501 gene encoding type IV inositol polyphosphate 5-phosphatase 11 isoform X2, translating into MGNCASFTPKWGLSDLHCKGMVPIDEDETHEGIKTIRIQKACEFTTSSVLCVCIITWNMNGKLVSSNRKFDLLVFGLQEVPKCDVAQVLQETMAETHILLCQKTMQSLQMFLFGAKSSEKYIRELKVDKHAVGGCGGIIGRKKGAVAMYINFSGIRMVFVSCHLAAHENKVEKRNSECQHISHSLFSKNDIQYTKSADITVWLGDLNYRLQGISSIPARKLIEENRQSKLRGKDQLLQEAEKGEVFNGYCEGTLLFKPTYKYNIGSSNYDTSYKIRVPSWTDRILFKVDHTSGLDAVLSSYEALDCIRSSDHKPVRAHLCLKVHGDSA; encoded by the exons ATGGGAAACTGCGCCAGCTTTACTCCAAAATG GGGATTAAGTGATCTTCACTGTAAGGGTATGGTTCCAATTGATGAGGATGAAACTCACGAAGGCATAAAGACAATTAGGATTCAGAAAGCCTGTGAATTCACCACCAGTTCAGTTCTTTGCGTCTGCATTATCACCTGGAACATGAACGGCAAG TTAGTGAGCTCCAACAGGAAGTTTGATTTGCTAGTTTTCGGGTTGCAAGAGGTACCAAAATGTGATGTTGCACAGGTTCTGCAAGAAACCATGGCTGAGACACACAT TCTATTATGCCAGAAAACCATGCAGTCTCTTCAGATGTTTCTTTTTGGAGCAAAGAGTTCAGAGAAATACATCAGAG AGTTGAAGGTGGACAAACATGCAGTTGGAGGTTGTGGAGGTATAATTGGAAGAAAGAAAGGAGCTGTAGCCATGTACATCAATTTCAGTGGGATCCGTATGGTTTTTGTATCCTGCCATCTTGCAG CTCATGAAAATAAGGTGGAGAAGAGGAACTCAGAATGCCAGCACATTTCACACTCACTGTTCTCCAAGAATGATATACAGTATACTAAATCTGCAGACATAACGGTGTGGCTTGGTGACTTGAATTACAGACTACAGGGAATAAGCTCAATACCAGCAAGGAAGTTGATTGAAGAGAATCGTCAAAGT AAGCTAAGAGGCAAAGACCAGCTTCTGCAAGAAGCTGAAAAGGGTGAAGTATTCAATGGGTACTGCGAAGGGACCTTGTTGTTTAAGCCAACGTACAAGTATAACATAGGGAGTAGCAACTACGATACAAGTTATAAG ATCAGAGTTCCTTCTTGGACAGATAGGATATTATTCAAGGTTGACCACACTTCTGGCTTGGATGCGGTCTTAAGCTCATACGAAGCACTTGATTGCATTAGGAGTTCTGATCACAAGCCTGTGAGAGCCCATCTTTGTCTGAAAGTACATGGTGACAGTGCATAG
- the LOC127768026 gene encoding protein DA1-related 1-like isoform X1 produces the protein MPKRLDISFPLQTYSVRIQKGTSGSRLGKCRYKDFRLPILENMGWLSKIFKGSVNRVSRGHYNGNTHEGHSAWHTKAYEHDSDHEDIDRAIALSLSEEDQRKGKAVDEVDIDHRLHEDEQLARALQESLNDEPPRQNVPVKDVHSESTPATFMPPYIFPSTGLRVCAGCKTPIGQGRFLSCMDSVWHPQCFRCFACDRPISEYEFAVHEGNPYHRSCYKELFHPKCDVCKNFIPTNKDGHIEYRAHPFWMQKYCPAHETDRTPRCCSCERMEPKDSKYITLDDGRKLCLECLNTSIMDTDECQPLYIDIQEFYEGLNMKVEQQIPLLLVERQALNEAMEAEKTGHHLAETRGLCLSEEQIVRTILRRPVIEPGNKIVDMITGPYKLVRRCEVTAILILYGLPRLLTGSILAHEMMHAYLRLKGYQTLDPKVEEGICQVLAHMWLESEITSGSSSIIASIAASSSSSSSSSAPSSKKGVQTDFEKKLGEFFKHQIETDPSDVYGDGFRDGIKAVERYGLRKTLDHMKLTGVFPC, from the exons ATGCCAAAGAGACTGGACAT ATCGTTTCCTCTACAAACCTATAGTGTAAGAATCCAGAAGGGAACTAGTGGCTCTAGGCTTGGAAAG TGCAGGTACAAGGATTTTCGTCTGCCAATACTTGAAAACATGGGTTGGCTGAGCaaaatttttaaaggttcagtAAATAGAGTATCAAGAGGGCACTACAATGGAAACACCCATGAAGGCCACTCAGCATGGCACACTAAAGCCTAT GAGCATGACAGTGACCATGAAGACATAGATCGTGCTATTGCATTATCTTTATCAGAAGAAGATCAGCGGAAGGGGAAGGCTGTTG ATGAGGTAGATATTGATCATCGTTTACATGAAGATGAACAACTTGCACGGGCTCTACAAGAGAGTCTGAATGATGAACCTCCTCGTCAGAATGTTCCAGTAAAAGATGTTCACTCGGAGAGTACTCCAGCAACTTTCATGCCCCCATATATATTCCCTTCAACTGGATTAAG GGTTTGTGCTGGATGTAAAACTCCAATCGGTCAAGGACGGTTTCTTAGTTGCATGGATTCTGTTTGGCACCCCCAGTGCTTCAGGTGTTTTGCTTGTGATAGGCCAATATCAGAATATGAG TTTGCAGTTCATGAAGGTAACCCATACCATCGATCCTGCTATAAGGAGCTTTTCCATCCAAAATGTGATGTCTGCAAGAACTTT ATTCCAACAAACAAAGATGGCCACATTGAATATCGGGCCCATCCTTTCTGGATGCAGAAGTATTGTCCTGCCCATGAAACTGATCGTACTCCTAGGTGCTGCAGTTGTGAACGAATGGAG CCAAAGGATAGTAAGTACATAACATTAGATGATGGCCGGAAACTCTGTTTGGAATGCCTGAATACTTCAATAATGGACACAGACGAATGCCAACCACTATATATTGATATTCAAGAATTCTATGAGGGTTTGAACATGAAAGTGGAACAACAAATTCCCTTGCTGTTGGTTGAGCGACAAGCTTTAAATGAAGCCATGGAGGCCGAGAAAACT GGACATCACCTTGCTGAAACCAGAGGTCTCTGCCTATCTGAAGAGCAAATTGTCCGAACT ATACTAAGAAGACCAGTAATTGAACCAGGAAACAAGATTGTAGACATGATTACAGGACCATACAAACTGGTTAGACGCTGTGAAGTGACTGCAATTCTTATCCTATATGGCCTTCCAAG ACTGTTAACTGGCTCCATTCTGGCTCATGAGATGATGCATGCTTACCTCCGACTTAAGG GATACCAAACTCTTGATCCAAAGGTCGAAGAAGGCATCTGTCAGGTTCTAGCTCATATGTGGCTCGAGTCAGAAATAACATCAGGATCTAGTAGCATCATTGCATCCATCGCagcatcatcatcgtcatcgtcgtcatcttcaGCACCCTCATCCAAAAAGGGTGTACAGACGGACTTCGAGAAGAAACTTGGAGAGTTCTTCAAGCACCAGATTGAAACAGACCCTTCTGATGTATATGGAGATGGTTTTCGAGATGGCATTAAGGCCGTTGAACGCTATGGCTTGAGAAAAACTCTTGATCATATGAAGCTTACAGGGGTTTTCCCGTGTTGA
- the LOC127768026 gene encoding protein DA1-related 1-like isoform X2 — MPKRLDIVRIQKGTSGSRLGKCRYKDFRLPILENMGWLSKIFKGSVNRVSRGHYNGNTHEGHSAWHTKAYEHDSDHEDIDRAIALSLSEEDQRKGKAVDEVDIDHRLHEDEQLARALQESLNDEPPRQNVPVKDVHSESTPATFMPPYIFPSTGLRVCAGCKTPIGQGRFLSCMDSVWHPQCFRCFACDRPISEYEFAVHEGNPYHRSCYKELFHPKCDVCKNFIPTNKDGHIEYRAHPFWMQKYCPAHETDRTPRCCSCERMEPKDSKYITLDDGRKLCLECLNTSIMDTDECQPLYIDIQEFYEGLNMKVEQQIPLLLVERQALNEAMEAEKTGHHLAETRGLCLSEEQIVRTILRRPVIEPGNKIVDMITGPYKLVRRCEVTAILILYGLPRLLTGSILAHEMMHAYLRLKGYQTLDPKVEEGICQVLAHMWLESEITSGSSSIIASIAASSSSSSSSSAPSSKKGVQTDFEKKLGEFFKHQIETDPSDVYGDGFRDGIKAVERYGLRKTLDHMKLTGVFPC, encoded by the exons ATGCCAAAGAGACTGGACAT TGTAAGAATCCAGAAGGGAACTAGTGGCTCTAGGCTTGGAAAG TGCAGGTACAAGGATTTTCGTCTGCCAATACTTGAAAACATGGGTTGGCTGAGCaaaatttttaaaggttcagtAAATAGAGTATCAAGAGGGCACTACAATGGAAACACCCATGAAGGCCACTCAGCATGGCACACTAAAGCCTAT GAGCATGACAGTGACCATGAAGACATAGATCGTGCTATTGCATTATCTTTATCAGAAGAAGATCAGCGGAAGGGGAAGGCTGTTG ATGAGGTAGATATTGATCATCGTTTACATGAAGATGAACAACTTGCACGGGCTCTACAAGAGAGTCTGAATGATGAACCTCCTCGTCAGAATGTTCCAGTAAAAGATGTTCACTCGGAGAGTACTCCAGCAACTTTCATGCCCCCATATATATTCCCTTCAACTGGATTAAG GGTTTGTGCTGGATGTAAAACTCCAATCGGTCAAGGACGGTTTCTTAGTTGCATGGATTCTGTTTGGCACCCCCAGTGCTTCAGGTGTTTTGCTTGTGATAGGCCAATATCAGAATATGAG TTTGCAGTTCATGAAGGTAACCCATACCATCGATCCTGCTATAAGGAGCTTTTCCATCCAAAATGTGATGTCTGCAAGAACTTT ATTCCAACAAACAAAGATGGCCACATTGAATATCGGGCCCATCCTTTCTGGATGCAGAAGTATTGTCCTGCCCATGAAACTGATCGTACTCCTAGGTGCTGCAGTTGTGAACGAATGGAG CCAAAGGATAGTAAGTACATAACATTAGATGATGGCCGGAAACTCTGTTTGGAATGCCTGAATACTTCAATAATGGACACAGACGAATGCCAACCACTATATATTGATATTCAAGAATTCTATGAGGGTTTGAACATGAAAGTGGAACAACAAATTCCCTTGCTGTTGGTTGAGCGACAAGCTTTAAATGAAGCCATGGAGGCCGAGAAAACT GGACATCACCTTGCTGAAACCAGAGGTCTCTGCCTATCTGAAGAGCAAATTGTCCGAACT ATACTAAGAAGACCAGTAATTGAACCAGGAAACAAGATTGTAGACATGATTACAGGACCATACAAACTGGTTAGACGCTGTGAAGTGACTGCAATTCTTATCCTATATGGCCTTCCAAG ACTGTTAACTGGCTCCATTCTGGCTCATGAGATGATGCATGCTTACCTCCGACTTAAGG GATACCAAACTCTTGATCCAAAGGTCGAAGAAGGCATCTGTCAGGTTCTAGCTCATATGTGGCTCGAGTCAGAAATAACATCAGGATCTAGTAGCATCATTGCATCCATCGCagcatcatcatcgtcatcgtcgtcatcttcaGCACCCTCATCCAAAAAGGGTGTACAGACGGACTTCGAGAAGAAACTTGGAGAGTTCTTCAAGCACCAGATTGAAACAGACCCTTCTGATGTATATGGAGATGGTTTTCGAGATGGCATTAAGGCCGTTGAACGCTATGGCTTGAGAAAAACTCTTGATCATATGAAGCTTACAGGGGTTTTCCCGTGTTGA
- the LOC127768026 gene encoding protein DA1-related 1-like isoform X3, protein MPKRLDMYKDFRLPILENMGWLSKIFKGSVNRVSRGHYNGNTHEGHSAWHTKAYEHDSDHEDIDRAIALSLSEEDQRKGKAVDEVDIDHRLHEDEQLARALQESLNDEPPRQNVPVKDVHSESTPATFMPPYIFPSTGLRVCAGCKTPIGQGRFLSCMDSVWHPQCFRCFACDRPISEYEFAVHEGNPYHRSCYKELFHPKCDVCKNFIPTNKDGHIEYRAHPFWMQKYCPAHETDRTPRCCSCERMEPKDSKYITLDDGRKLCLECLNTSIMDTDECQPLYIDIQEFYEGLNMKVEQQIPLLLVERQALNEAMEAEKTGHHLAETRGLCLSEEQIVRTILRRPVIEPGNKIVDMITGPYKLVRRCEVTAILILYGLPRLLTGSILAHEMMHAYLRLKGYQTLDPKVEEGICQVLAHMWLESEITSGSSSIIASIAASSSSSSSSSAPSSKKGVQTDFEKKLGEFFKHQIETDPSDVYGDGFRDGIKAVERYGLRKTLDHMKLTGVFPC, encoded by the exons ATGCCAAAGAGACTGGACAT GTACAAGGATTTTCGTCTGCCAATACTTGAAAACATGGGTTGGCTGAGCaaaatttttaaaggttcagtAAATAGAGTATCAAGAGGGCACTACAATGGAAACACCCATGAAGGCCACTCAGCATGGCACACTAAAGCCTAT GAGCATGACAGTGACCATGAAGACATAGATCGTGCTATTGCATTATCTTTATCAGAAGAAGATCAGCGGAAGGGGAAGGCTGTTG ATGAGGTAGATATTGATCATCGTTTACATGAAGATGAACAACTTGCACGGGCTCTACAAGAGAGTCTGAATGATGAACCTCCTCGTCAGAATGTTCCAGTAAAAGATGTTCACTCGGAGAGTACTCCAGCAACTTTCATGCCCCCATATATATTCCCTTCAACTGGATTAAG GGTTTGTGCTGGATGTAAAACTCCAATCGGTCAAGGACGGTTTCTTAGTTGCATGGATTCTGTTTGGCACCCCCAGTGCTTCAGGTGTTTTGCTTGTGATAGGCCAATATCAGAATATGAG TTTGCAGTTCATGAAGGTAACCCATACCATCGATCCTGCTATAAGGAGCTTTTCCATCCAAAATGTGATGTCTGCAAGAACTTT ATTCCAACAAACAAAGATGGCCACATTGAATATCGGGCCCATCCTTTCTGGATGCAGAAGTATTGTCCTGCCCATGAAACTGATCGTACTCCTAGGTGCTGCAGTTGTGAACGAATGGAG CCAAAGGATAGTAAGTACATAACATTAGATGATGGCCGGAAACTCTGTTTGGAATGCCTGAATACTTCAATAATGGACACAGACGAATGCCAACCACTATATATTGATATTCAAGAATTCTATGAGGGTTTGAACATGAAAGTGGAACAACAAATTCCCTTGCTGTTGGTTGAGCGACAAGCTTTAAATGAAGCCATGGAGGCCGAGAAAACT GGACATCACCTTGCTGAAACCAGAGGTCTCTGCCTATCTGAAGAGCAAATTGTCCGAACT ATACTAAGAAGACCAGTAATTGAACCAGGAAACAAGATTGTAGACATGATTACAGGACCATACAAACTGGTTAGACGCTGTGAAGTGACTGCAATTCTTATCCTATATGGCCTTCCAAG ACTGTTAACTGGCTCCATTCTGGCTCATGAGATGATGCATGCTTACCTCCGACTTAAGG GATACCAAACTCTTGATCCAAAGGTCGAAGAAGGCATCTGTCAGGTTCTAGCTCATATGTGGCTCGAGTCAGAAATAACATCAGGATCTAGTAGCATCATTGCATCCATCGCagcatcatcatcgtcatcgtcgtcatcttcaGCACCCTCATCCAAAAAGGGTGTACAGACGGACTTCGAGAAGAAACTTGGAGAGTTCTTCAAGCACCAGATTGAAACAGACCCTTCTGATGTATATGGAGATGGTTTTCGAGATGGCATTAAGGCCGTTGAACGCTATGGCTTGAGAAAAACTCTTGATCATATGAAGCTTACAGGGGTTTTCCCGTGTTGA
- the LOC127768026 gene encoding protein DA1-related 1-like isoform X4, whose protein sequence is MGWLSKIFKGSVNRVSRGHYNGNTHEGHSAWHTKAYEHDSDHEDIDRAIALSLSEEDQRKGKAVDEVDIDHRLHEDEQLARALQESLNDEPPRQNVPVKDVHSESTPATFMPPYIFPSTGLRVCAGCKTPIGQGRFLSCMDSVWHPQCFRCFACDRPISEYEFAVHEGNPYHRSCYKELFHPKCDVCKNFIPTNKDGHIEYRAHPFWMQKYCPAHETDRTPRCCSCERMEPKDSKYITLDDGRKLCLECLNTSIMDTDECQPLYIDIQEFYEGLNMKVEQQIPLLLVERQALNEAMEAEKTGHHLAETRGLCLSEEQIVRTILRRPVIEPGNKIVDMITGPYKLVRRCEVTAILILYGLPRLLTGSILAHEMMHAYLRLKGYQTLDPKVEEGICQVLAHMWLESEITSGSSSIIASIAASSSSSSSSSAPSSKKGVQTDFEKKLGEFFKHQIETDPSDVYGDGFRDGIKAVERYGLRKTLDHMKLTGVFPC, encoded by the exons ATGGGTTGGCTGAGCaaaatttttaaaggttcagtAAATAGAGTATCAAGAGGGCACTACAATGGAAACACCCATGAAGGCCACTCAGCATGGCACACTAAAGCCTAT GAGCATGACAGTGACCATGAAGACATAGATCGTGCTATTGCATTATCTTTATCAGAAGAAGATCAGCGGAAGGGGAAGGCTGTTG ATGAGGTAGATATTGATCATCGTTTACATGAAGATGAACAACTTGCACGGGCTCTACAAGAGAGTCTGAATGATGAACCTCCTCGTCAGAATGTTCCAGTAAAAGATGTTCACTCGGAGAGTACTCCAGCAACTTTCATGCCCCCATATATATTCCCTTCAACTGGATTAAG GGTTTGTGCTGGATGTAAAACTCCAATCGGTCAAGGACGGTTTCTTAGTTGCATGGATTCTGTTTGGCACCCCCAGTGCTTCAGGTGTTTTGCTTGTGATAGGCCAATATCAGAATATGAG TTTGCAGTTCATGAAGGTAACCCATACCATCGATCCTGCTATAAGGAGCTTTTCCATCCAAAATGTGATGTCTGCAAGAACTTT ATTCCAACAAACAAAGATGGCCACATTGAATATCGGGCCCATCCTTTCTGGATGCAGAAGTATTGTCCTGCCCATGAAACTGATCGTACTCCTAGGTGCTGCAGTTGTGAACGAATGGAG CCAAAGGATAGTAAGTACATAACATTAGATGATGGCCGGAAACTCTGTTTGGAATGCCTGAATACTTCAATAATGGACACAGACGAATGCCAACCACTATATATTGATATTCAAGAATTCTATGAGGGTTTGAACATGAAAGTGGAACAACAAATTCCCTTGCTGTTGGTTGAGCGACAAGCTTTAAATGAAGCCATGGAGGCCGAGAAAACT GGACATCACCTTGCTGAAACCAGAGGTCTCTGCCTATCTGAAGAGCAAATTGTCCGAACT ATACTAAGAAGACCAGTAATTGAACCAGGAAACAAGATTGTAGACATGATTACAGGACCATACAAACTGGTTAGACGCTGTGAAGTGACTGCAATTCTTATCCTATATGGCCTTCCAAG ACTGTTAACTGGCTCCATTCTGGCTCATGAGATGATGCATGCTTACCTCCGACTTAAGG GATACCAAACTCTTGATCCAAAGGTCGAAGAAGGCATCTGTCAGGTTCTAGCTCATATGTGGCTCGAGTCAGAAATAACATCAGGATCTAGTAGCATCATTGCATCCATCGCagcatcatcatcgtcatcgtcgtcatcttcaGCACCCTCATCCAAAAAGGGTGTACAGACGGACTTCGAGAAGAAACTTGGAGAGTTCTTCAAGCACCAGATTGAAACAGACCCTTCTGATGTATATGGAGATGGTTTTCGAGATGGCATTAAGGCCGTTGAACGCTATGGCTTGAGAAAAACTCTTGATCATATGAAGCTTACAGGGGTTTTCCCGTGTTGA